CGCGAATGGTTCTGTTAATCGCATTATATGAGCTCTGTAATACCTGGAGCCTCCAAGGGTTGGGGAATGACccaattttcaaattagaaaAGGATATATACATACCTGCTAATGCTAGCTAGATTGCTATCTTTGTCAAGGATTCGCCGATTGAAAGTACTTAGTATCATAGCTAAAAACATTgactttatgtatatacaccgACAAAATCATTGatggtatatactttttacgaattaaaagaaaaataagtaattcaCAATCATTTCCAATTTCACtgtttaaattcataaataaaaatattttctcgaagCTATGCCagcgttttttattattaacagtaaataagaaatgtttttagTTTAGATAGTTCATGTAAAAAGAGACAGAGCTCCACCCAAGAATATACATGTCTCTTTCTAATTCTGATCCCGATTATCTATAGGATAGTATAGGAAGGCTCACTTTCAATATACTATAGAGTTCGTGTGTCGTTTCGTGTTCATCTGTTGCAGTTAGTTTGTGCGCGTGTCTTTTGACTAAAAAACCGATATCTTTTTCCAAAtcaatttgtttgttattgcttcatatgttattaaaaacaacAGAAAACTATAAGTGTCGATTAAATCGCGTTTAACGCGCCTCTGCGTTTCCTAAGCGTCGCTCTTTAAACTTCAAAATGAAAGTAACGATCAAAAGTgagtagatattatattttaaaagaaacctTAGTAACTTTTATCGCTATCCAATCTATATACTTGTGATTTGATTTGCGATTTAATTACGTATCTGTAGAGTTTTTAATCGCATGGGTACGCGGTTATGTTAGGTACTCGtatttacacattttcttGGCCATGAAGTACATTCTTTATATAGACTAGTATTGGCGATCATTCGCATCCACGTTCTTTCTTCAGGTTGGACAGGCGTCGCCACCTGGCGCTGGATTGCCAACGACGATAATTGCGGCATATGCAGGATGCCGTTTGACGCCAGCTGTCCGGACTGCAAGATTCCTGGAGACGACTGTCCACTAGGTATTGCATTTCAATTccacattattttatctttcatttataaatattcacgtATATACAGATACGCATAGCACGATAAGTACTGGAAAATACAATTTCCAAATGTCtacttgatatttatttattatagattctgtttaaatatttttattattaaagaatcaattaaattaaagattattttaaagaatcatttaaagaattgattttacttttacatgactaaaatttataattcttgatgtaaaaaattatataaaattgaataatttattcgaaacaAAAAGGTTTgcgaaaagatatttatttaatttaatttcgcgCAACGTGCCTCGTAAAAGCGTGGAAAGTGCGTAGGGGGACGGACCCTCTCTCGTAAAATGCCGCCGCGACGGGAACGCGTGTCCGCGACGGCGCGCGATATCGATCGACGCGTGCCGGTTCGGAGACAACGCGGCTGACACAAGGGCGCCGGCTGCCCTTCTCCCTCGTCCCGTAATCCTCGTATCGATGCGCGTATACGCACGACACACGCACCGTCCGTCCACAAACGCTCCCTCCCCGCCGCCAGGTGCGCGTCTCGTATTCTCGACGATTGCATTGACGTCGACGTAgacgaaattaatttaacgcgCGTGACCGACATTGTTATCTCTCTCGTTCCAGTCTGGGGGCAGTGCTCGCATTGTTTCCACATACATTGCATCATGAAGTGGCTGCACTCGCAGCAGACCAGCCACATCTGCCCGATGTGTCGCCAGGAGTGGAAGTTCAAGGAGTAACCGCTGACGTTTTCCGCACGGGCCCGCAGGTGTCAGCACGCAGCGAGTAATCAGGTAATGTAATAATGCGTATCCATCTTCCGGCATGATGAAAAcgtgcatataatatatgtatactggATGACTTAATTCTTTTTAGGAAAAAGACAGCATGTCAATCTATAAAAAGGTCGTTAGATCAGATTCGCTGAGTTAAACTTTCGATGTACAATCGATCCAAAGTCTGTTAAAGAAAAGACAATTACGAGCAACAGCAGATGGCAATATGCTCATTAGCATCTATTCgtaaacatatatttcttaaatcgaTTCAACacgcatatgtatattcagcGTGCTGTTTGCTAAAAAACTTAGTCTTAATGGAATTGGTATAAACGCTCAACTTGTGCGTTTTCTAAGAGAGAGTGTATCTATACCGCTAAATTTAGGACGTTATCTAAGGAAACCCATCCATCCGCCGACGATTAATTCCGCCTGCCGTATGACAACCCGACATGCATTCTCGTACGCAGTCATGACTGGTGCAACCAGTTCGCAATCATCATTCTTCACGCATCTTCTAGTCTTCCTACCAAGTCTTTCTTCTTAACTTAACAATCAGCAGcgcatatgtaaattatttctgtaatttttttatcattacacATAATATGTTCGAAGAACGCCTTAGAAATCTGAATTGTAAAGTAGTATTTAATTTAGGGACCGCACAATTTTCATCATTAATGAAAGtctaaatttctatttctcaaCTTCCGCATTCTCTATCGAGAGGCAAATACGTTTCGGGTTCAAAAGGTTGCTGTGCGACTGTATGGTTATCAGAGCGATTGTATCCCTCCTTTCGTATCTGCGCGCTGTATAGATGACGCATTCGTTCGACTCTcgttgaattattaataagtcGTATTCAACGATACGCGCTGTCAGCGTCTCGTGTGTACGTCCCGCGTGTCGAGAATGTAACGTAATAGCCGCGGCATAATCATTTTCTCGGCGGTGGTTACGGTCCCATCGTCCGGGTCTCCTTTTTCGCTTTAATTGCGGGAACGCGCATTTTGCCGGCATAATTGTGTGCGAGAAAATTCTGACATGTCTAATGGCACGCGGAGCATGCGAGTAAATAGTGAAGAAAGTCAGAGTAATATCGTGCGAGCGTATTTTTAACGTGGCGATTTTATTTCGCTCGTTCTGTGAGTCAATTTTATGTTTACGTCTGCAAAAAAAAACctgaattatttatcattacgAAAAGGAAAAAACTATGTATTCCATTAGCGATACGGGTGGATAAAGCGATGGTcaaagtacaaaatatataagaatagcACGCAAGTCACGTTCAACTTCCAAGATATATTGTCTGTTAACAATTGAGGAGTATTTGTCTAGCTTAGCGTCAAATAAATTACCGTAAAACATTACAAGAATTGTTGAGAAtgtttgcaatataatatttgttttttattcggCATCTTTAAAGACCTTTAAAAGTGaagatattgtattatataacacgCATAATATgctgcatatatgtatatataatatatatatatattatgaaggtCATTTGCTATTTAGCATCGGTGTCTAAAACACGTGTCTCGAATCGCGTATTTCGAGAAACCCCATGACACGGTTTCGAATCGAAATTGTTTTGACAGTCGCGTTGTGGTATATATATTCCGTTGGACGGAACCATCTATGAGCGATATGGAAATATACTAGCGATCCGATTTCGACCGGTCTAGGGTCCGGCTGGACCGTGGGGGCGCTTGCCGATTTGCATTTTATCGGTGGGAGATCGGTCGCAAAAGTGGAACGGTTGAGTTTTTACCTGAGCCAGAGCGAAACAGAGTGTGAATAAATTCCGAGCCCGCGTTTTCCCGGCCGACCGACGTGCCACTTTGGCCTTAATTGCGTCGTGAATGAGCAGGCGGGTAAACGCGCCGCGATCGCGCGCTGATAACGCGTTGAGTCGCGATGTCATCCCACATAACGCGCCAGTTTCTACGAGATCGAGACGTACGAGAGAAAGATATTCATCCGAGGAAAGTTGTATCGAGTAGCGGttatgaaaatgttatttgatatcctgagaaaaaaaacgcatatgtatttttatataaaaatccgTAAACATATAGCATCGTTGTCatcgttgaaatttattaaattatgtattatatgaaaaaaaaaaaaataatatatatttaaattttatacaatacatatatcgcatatttgcaaaatactCCACGACATATTGAATACACAACACGTAAATTCCATTCAACAAttcttaattttgaaaaaatatgtttgcgCATAAAAATATGTCTTGTAAAATGATATAGGTAAGAGATTATTCCAAaggaatattaattacatttcaaaGACTCTGAGGATATTCTCGCGCATACTTTTAAGAATATGCTATATTACAATCTTTTATGAATATCTCTAATGgacgaaatataattaaattctatcaTAAAATTCATATGAAAGTAATATGAAGTAAATTCGAAAATCTttatacagtaattaaattgtaaaataatgacaaaagaAACACTGAAGTAACTATACAGCTACTAATGAAGGGAAGACGCTAAAGACGtcgttaatattaaagaaattaatttatattacaataaattagaaatttatattaaattaaattaattatttttgctccATTGAAtgcaattctattttaaaactcCTTATACAAAATCACGTCGGAGTCGAAAATAAACTCGAGCAAGAAGATGCGATGTTTTAAAGCGGAGAATTGCTTCGTTAAGATAAATTACGCGAATCAGGGATAATCGTTTGCTCTTTCCGTAATCTTCGAGCACACAGCTAGGGAGGAAGGAACGAGCGAAAGCTACAAATGTCGCGCAAGCTACGGCACTGGGGAACGCGGACCTCCGCGCCATCGGGGCAGCTCATCGCGAGACGGAGGGGACCTAATGGGTCCCTTCCCTTTTCTCCGTCTCGCTCCGTTCGTCACTTCCTTCGATAAtccttctccttcttcctCCGACCCTCCAGTCCCCTCGTCCGCTTACGGGTTACTCTCTCACGCGATACCACGGCGATACCACCGCGGCCGCGTTACATGTACACCTACATCCGACACTGGAGGTAGTGAGACGGACCCCGGAGATGGCCCCGAGTCCAGGGACTTGCGTTTCATAACATGtgacttttttaattagtgcTAATTGCATGGCGGATGACTTTTTGCATATACTTcatgtttttacaaaatcttgtaaatgtattttttttttattttgcattcgctttttttttttttttttttttttttaatgaaatgttaTGACGATGTCAAAGAAAATCGAGAGGAAATAAACGGGATGTTTTTTGCTGCACGAATTCTAGAAAGTTTATGTTTATCGTAAATCACCACTGCGTTCGGCGTCGATGCGAGTAATACGCTTTCGAAATGAATGCATTCGCGGATAATAAACACCTGCAATTGATATGATGTAAAATGAAGAAACGGTATGTGACCGATACCATGAAGTATAACGTGAATCTTGTAATTTCATCGAAACGAATTTCGTGGCGAAATCGTGGCTTACATAAACTTAAGCAATCtcgaacaaataatataatattacgattcgccacatgcataaaatatcttgCTGTATGTAAATGAATGATGCTCTTAattgttgtataattttatcgaatgCTATGTCAActatgctttatttttttgatgatgtttaatattttttattattattttattaatccttGCCTTTTGGCTTTGGATGACTTTCagctttttacatttattgagATTGTGTCCATGTTGTGTGTGATTGTATAACAAatggtataaattatattaaaaataaaacaaataataaaataaattaaaaacataaaatatacatcttatagaccactaataaaaaaaaattacaattaaattcaaaacttaaaactaaagttaaagtcaaatttgaaaattaaaatcaaaattgaaatgGCAAAATTAAactcaaaattcaaattaaaattaacattaacattaaactttaaacttaagattagaattaaaattatcaggaatgatgtataatataataattgattttaaagtgcgaaatattatctaaattcgCGATATATAGCTATATACAATAATGTCAGCAGTTTGATAACTTAATCATACGAATTAGATAGaatctttttagaatttttagaaaagtttttatttccaatatttCGAGCGATCGAGAATTATATTCGTcgtgaatttgaaaaaaaaaaaaaatatcatagaaAAGCaacatcttattgttagaagaaACTTGAGTGCCTCGGCGATGTTAGAAAGTGCGCGACCGCGACTTTCCGTAAAACTTAGAACGCCGATAATAGATCTTTTTCCCCATAGATCCCCCGCTTTTACGTAATATGCCGAGCGGTTTGAACGCTTCGTGTTTTTCCTATCGGACCAAGAACTCGCACAGCATCAGCGTGATCAGTATGCTAAGAGATCGCTACGAGACCGCGTTGAACCCTCGTCATCTACGACTACGCGGGTCCTCCTTACATTTACCTCTGCTCTGTGCCTCTCACGTTGCttctatatacacatacatacacacgcacacgcacacacacacacacacacacacacacacacacacacagacacgtTCACCCATCCGCTTACTTGCTGCTCACCCACTCGCTGACTCACACATTCGCTCATTCACGCACACATGCGACAGGCCGTACGTTCGTCGACTACCTGACGAGAACTCGAGCTCGGCCAGTCACGTGGCCACTGATCGCGAAGGATGTTTGTGGGAAAGTCGCAAAGTCAGTCCGCGGCGGACGGCCTgtcgagaaagagaggataGAGGCGGCGCGAATCAGGTAGAAGAGAAGGAGGAACAGAAGGGAGAAGGAGATACTGGATCGGGGATATCGCCTAAGGTCTTTGCTGTTGCTCTAGCTCTACCTGTCCGAAGGCGTTCGGAGCGCGTTGTTTCGATTCGTTCTTTCGTGAAATATACGTCGGCAAAGTGCGCGCGATCGAGAGtgggaaaaaaaatctttgttgACCTGAGGAAAAAGGGACTTTGGGGATAGCATGTGGAGCATGTGAATGGAGAACACTTTTTCCATCATGTTTTAAGGGAACGTTCACGCTGAATagggcaaaaaaaaaaaaaatcaatgattTAGTTGTGCATTAGAAAGTGAGGATCGCGTGGTATTTCTGATGCACTGAAACGTGGAAGACGCAATGTGACGCCGAGCGAGACTCGGAAGTGAAGATGCGGATGAGATCGAAGTGATTCTGCAGTGTTTCCGCTTTGCGACATCAACTTCTTATTCGCTAAACTTCCTCGTCGATAGTTAAAGAAGCTTAATCATCGTACTttctaatgaattttttaatagagaatCCAGAgaggaaatataaaaaaagatacgcTAGATTCAAAATATCACTCCAGGCTTTTGCAAGTTGATGATAGCGCGAACATTTGGTACGCGCTGCGGATGCGGTATGCGGTAGAAAGTTTACTCGAAAACCAGATTGCGATAAACCAGATTGCCTTCGTAAAGAGTAGCGAGAGACTGTTGGAAAATCTATTTGTGTACACtcttcataaaaaaagaaagcacgAGCGATCGAGATAGAAAGGCGAGTATGAAGACCGTGACAACATCTCGAAGATCAGCTGGAATGAAAATTTGATCGAGATACATTTCTAATGAAAAATCTTAATCTCTTTCCGCACCTTCTCTAGCGTAAAATCGGTTAATCAACGTACGCGAGGATTTAAACGACGTGGGTTCCTACAggattgtatataaaattactctaaCAATTTCAAGAGGCGACTCATCGCGATCGGAAAATCCGTTCGAATGAAGAATTTAGGAAATTAAAGCCGCGAATGTGAAATCATTAAGGAGCCAACTACGTTCATGATTTTCACGGAATTGTATGCAAAATCGCATCGGCAATATCGCGAGGCACATCGACACGATCGCGACCCGCTTACGAATAAAGAGGACGACGTGGGACTCGAGGGGAGAGAAACGAAAGAGAAGAGACGAAAAAGAAGGAAACGGTGAATCGACGGGTACGCGCGGCAAGATTGCGGCGATTTTGCTGGCGCAACAGTGTAAAAGCTTGTAGCGACGTTGCACAACACTCTTGTCATTTCTGATCCGCATTCAACGTATATATAGATGCTCGTTCATGCGTTTTAAACGGATGGAAATTCTCACACAAATACGTCGCAAGACATGGCTTTGTAAACGATATTGCTAGttcatacattttaaaagGCGTACTCGTCGTTTTATCTATTCACAATCGCGATCgcaaattctaaaaatatccaCTATCGTCGCAAATGTTGAATCAGTCTCtttgtaagaaatttatttatttttccattttggAAATGATTGTATTTTCGATTCGTGCAACGCCATTAACAAGAAACATTTATGAAGCACATAAAATTCTTTGCTGATCGAAAGGCTGTTTCTCACATTCATGACTGAGACACGCGCGCGATAAGATGGTGATAAACACATCGTCTCTTATCTTGGAAATATGTACTTTACCGGAACGTAGTTTTCATCGCATCAAGTGAAGGTGCCTCGCGTTACCACTGACATTTAGTGAAGTGATAGtactaatatttttgtgaaatttcttcagggaaatattaattagtgaTTCACAGTTggttcaaaaattaaaatgtaattagcAATCGTGAAATTATTctctatttaatctttttataaagtcatttataatgacatttcacACTTGAAATGCTGCACGTATATTTTGTAGCATAACATTTTCAAAGCTATATCGTTAATATTACGAATGACGCCGAACCAACGGAACGCAGTTAAtcgacattaaaatattttttcatcgaaCAAGTCCACTTCGAATGTAAACGCTGACGTTTCGTATTTCGAGGTGCTAGGTATACTTTCGCATATATAAGCGCGTCGCCGTCGAGAATGAGCGGTTAGGCGATCCGAAAAACGTGCGGAATGCAGTTGGCAACCAGTCAGAGACCTCATCCGCCTCCGGTGCCACCTCGGCCAAGTCGGCAGGTGGTTGCCGAGGCCCTTAAGAGGTCGCCAAGGCCGCCGTGTCCTACTAGACAGGCACCACCGCCGCCAAACACAAAGCCTTGGAGATACAATCAACAACAAACGCAACAGCAGCAACAGGTGGATCCAACACCGGGTGGACGCACGATCGTGTACGAGTCCATCAAGGAGGATTGCAAGGACGAGAGCGCGCCGGACGACACGCGAGATCGCAAGCAAGCGAGAAGTACGATCGACAAGAATGCCGAGAATCGGTCAGAGAATGCAGGCAAGGCCGTCTCGTCTCATGAGCACCATGAAATTTGCACGAACGCCAGCTCAGGAAAGCTTTATTCTATGGGAAACATCTTGGGAAATGTCGCGTGGAAGCACAACAGTCGGACTGAGGATCAACGGCCTCAGCACAGACTTGAGGCTCGAAGAAACTCCCGCGGGAAGGATCCAATCGAGCCATCCGACTATCGAGGACGATGCAGGGGTTCATCCGCTAAAGATCAACAGAAGGAGAATAGTGCTGTCGCCGCGACGGAAAGAACCGAGGCGACGTTGACGATGACGAAGCTACCGGCAGCTGTCAGGACTGTCAACGTGTCCTTGGAAGACGAGCATCATGCTTCGTTCTCTCCGGATTCCGCTGGCAGGCAAGTCACGGTGAGTCATTCGGAAAAATGCAACGGCAATCCCGAGAGAGAGGCAAATGACGAGCAGGTTAGATCGACGCCCACGTGCAGATCGTGCCCTGGTGAGCAGCAGAAACAGCATCCGGAAATTTTCTCGGCGAAGGGAAAGGCTGCCGGGAATGACGCCGCTGAAGCTGTATCCTCGATCGAGAGATCGACGAGCTTCCCGAGCGTTGACCGCGTCGCTACCACGGTGCTCGTCATGGACGAACCAGAGCGTAAAATCGCGCTTAGCGATCATGAGGACAATAACGACGATGATGATAACGATGGCGACAACAACATCCATCGACAGGACTGGCTGGAAGCAGGAGTCCATTACTCTTCCACGCAGATTACTCTACACGGAAACGACATCGTCGACGGAGATCGTATCAACGGTTACGATCATCGCGAGGAGGAGAGGATCACTGATCTTGATTTTATCAGGTAGACcaaagtaacaaaaaaattgtccGCTGCTATCTACAGAATGTGTCGTTGAATCATTTATAAATCCATGGTAATAACAATACGATATAAATGAGACTCTTTTCCATTCGTTAAATAGTGACAGACttgaaatcttttaattagaaataaattaagtttttttaagaGACCGCGTTCGTAATATGAGACTCAAGGCTGCGTTTTGCttagttttataaatcttacttattgttaaaatatattgcaataatagaaagattatattgcatgaaaaaatgctttttttagaaaatttcttacgattattttttttaaataaaatatttaatttaaaaaagtaatttaaatactttgaattttttttttttaatttttattaaaatgtttaatatgaatttttcaagTGATTTGACAATCAACATTCTTATCTTGAGCGTGCAATATGACTAATAAAGACATTGTTGaaatactatattaatttatcaggTAAATGATCTTTATGATATAACGTCACGAGACACGTGACACAATACATCGACGCTAACAcattaattatcaaagagTAATAAACACTAACGTATATAGATgctaatgtattaattatcgaGGAGCGATAGCTGCAGGAAAAATCACGCATTGTTACCGTACGCGTTGATCTGGATTCAACGATTTGGCGATACGAACACGCCGCTTTCTCGCGTCGCGCGATAAGTGCCGTGTCGACGAGCTATAAAAACTGACCGTTCGTTAGTGTAACTAACGTTAAAAACAATGCACGTCCTTCCTCTCTTTTCTATCTCGGTTCCCGATCTCGAATCGCTCTTGAGTTTCTCTCCATCTAAAAAACCTACACTTGacgttttgaaaaattagaattaatgtataatatatattaatataattaagatgtATAACGCACAAtgatgtatacatgtatagcaattatacaaaatttaataaatattacaataaaaaaataggaaaaaaaaatatatatacatatatatatatatatatatatatatatatatatatatatatatatattattttcaatatatcacGTTtgcgcatatatatttttcaaaaaataaatgcaaatatagaaatatataaccCAGGGACTGTACAAATGTATAAggaatttatgaaataaaattaattgattaattttaaatattaaattgatatatcgtAACTTGTGTTTATCAAGTTGATATTACTGCATGTGTCGATCCACCTCAATATGcggaaaataaaatgaaacataTAGGCCGTAGAACCGAGTCAAATATTGATAAGAATGGGCACACGCTTGTACACGCGATGATATGAGTCATTCACAAAATCTTTCGTCTTTTTGACCGCAGGCGACCGACACTCTCAAGACAGATCGATTTTTATTCCATAAAATGATCGTATAACGGTATCCTCATTTCCTGCGGCCTCCATCATATTTCGCCTTTGGCAAAATACAGAAAGAATATTTCactcctctctcttctcttcttctctctctctctctccctctctttctcgcagGTCTTTTACTATATAcaactatttaatattaaattatttccttcATGGATTTCTGCTTTTATcagtattttgtaaatttgttaCATGTCAGAAAACaggattaaattaaaatatctttttgtaatacggtatattaatttattcatatatatatatatatatatatatatatatatatatatatatgtatatagaatatttgcGAGTATATTTTTggtcattataaatatatatttaattattagaaaattttagctattaattttatcactaaaaacTCATTGTA
This sequence is a window from Anoplolepis gracilipes chromosome 10, ASM4749672v1, whole genome shotgun sequence. Protein-coding genes within it:
- the LOC140670728 gene encoding uncharacterized protein, which gives rise to MQLATSQRPHPPPVPPRPSRQVVAEALKRSPRPPCPTRQAPPPPNTKPWRYNQQQTQQQQQVDPTPGGRTIVYESIKEDCKDESAPDDTRDRKQARSTIDKNAENRSENAGKAVSSHEHHEICTNASSGKLYSMGNILGNVAWKHNSRTEDQRPQHRLEARRNSRGKDPIEPSDYRGRCRGSSAKDQQKENSAVAATERTEATLTMTKLPAAVRTVNVSLEDEHHASFSPDSAGRQVTVSHSEKCNGNPEREANDEQVRSTPTCRSCPGEQQKQHPEIFSAKGKAAGNDAAEAVSSIERSTSFPSVDRVATTVLVMDEPERKIALSDHEDNNDDDDNDGDNNIHRQDWLEAGVHYSSTQITLHGNDIVDGDRINGYDHREEERITDLDFISIQERIAMSSLQGLPPLPRSLSGFNLSGCGENGEPPPPPTRSSSKSQRGGKPSSSRPSPPARQLTTLDTQLAVLRREMFGLRQLDLSLLSQLWSLNESIQEFRQLLQEQEDRAPSPSPSSEEGDDTSYESHPPPPPRRPAPTLHHHRPPRPPRPPRPSASDESPSSEEYGAV